From Sphingomonas nostoxanthinifaciens, a single genomic window includes:
- a CDS encoding FKBP-type peptidyl-prolyl cis-trans isomerase has translation MSEVTAVPLRPVGKSGVVALWIGVAALVGVGSFGAWAASRKVVMMSMPPAEFMAANAKHHGIKTTASGLEYEVLKPGTGATPTLADVALVDYKGTLISGAQFDASKPGSPVAMPLGQVVPGFAEALTLMPKGSRYRFWLPPQLAYGERETGPIPANSVLVFEVTMHEFMPMPQGMPGGMPQQPGM, from the coding sequence ATGTCCGAAGTCACCGCCGTTCCGCTTCGTCCTGTCGGCAAGAGCGGGGTCGTGGCGCTCTGGATCGGTGTCGCGGCCTTGGTCGGCGTCGGCAGCTTCGGCGCGTGGGCGGCGAGCCGCAAGGTCGTGATGATGTCGATGCCGCCGGCCGAGTTCATGGCCGCCAACGCCAAGCATCACGGCATCAAGACCACCGCCTCCGGCCTCGAATATGAGGTGCTGAAGCCTGGCACTGGCGCCACCCCGACGCTCGCCGACGTGGCTCTGGTCGATTATAAGGGCACGCTCATCAGCGGCGCCCAGTTCGACGCCTCCAAGCCGGGTTCGCCGGTCGCGATGCCGCTGGGGCAGGTCGTACCGGGCTTCGCCGAGGCGCTGACGCTGATGCCCAAGGGCTCGCGCTACCGCTTCTGGCTGCCGCCGCAGCTCGCTTATGGCGAGCGCGAGACCGGCCCGATCCCCGCCAATTCGGTGCTCGTGTTCGAAGTGACGATGCACGAATTCATGCCGATGCCGCAGGGCATGCCCGGCGGGATGCCGCAACAGCCGGGAATGTGA
- a CDS encoding AI-2E family transporter — MSDSLRAPEEPGPSDFANPLTSREVQRASVWIGMVVAVALIWMLTQPLLLIIGGIVFAALLDGGVRLLGKILPAPRGIRLAIVAVLVVLFVMGFMYLAGSQLAGQAQALRAVVESQVTRIMGYGHQYGLIPADQNAADLGKQLVGSVGKVTAWVGSALGALSSLAMIVVIGLFVAIEPRLYERGIAWMLPMDKRADFYRTSDKMGHTLRRLMAGRLVGMGVEGLFVGVALSIIGVPMAPLLGVLTGLLAFLPNIGSIVSGALIVLVGFSAGTNIGIGAIIVYVAVQTFDGYVVVPMVARRAVDLAPALVLGCQLLLGALFGILGLALADPIVCMIKVLLEEKSELAAEAEAEA, encoded by the coding sequence TTGAGCGACTCCCTGCGCGCGCCCGAGGAGCCCGGCCCCAGCGACTTCGCGAACCCGCTCACCAGCCGTGAAGTCCAGCGCGCCAGCGTGTGGATCGGGATGGTCGTCGCGGTTGCCCTGATCTGGATGCTGACGCAGCCGCTGCTGCTTATCATCGGCGGCATCGTCTTTGCCGCCTTGCTCGACGGCGGCGTGCGGCTCCTCGGCAAGATCCTTCCGGCCCCGCGCGGCATCCGCCTCGCGATCGTCGCGGTGCTGGTGGTGCTGTTCGTCATGGGCTTCATGTACCTCGCCGGCAGCCAGCTCGCCGGGCAGGCGCAGGCGCTGCGCGCGGTGGTCGAGAGCCAGGTCACCCGCATCATGGGCTACGGCCACCAATATGGCCTGATCCCCGCCGACCAGAATGCGGCCGACCTCGGCAAGCAATTGGTCGGCTCGGTCGGCAAGGTCACCGCTTGGGTCGGTTCGGCGCTGGGCGCCTTGTCCAGCCTCGCGATGATCGTCGTGATCGGCCTGTTCGTGGCGATCGAGCCGCGGCTCTACGAACGCGGCATCGCCTGGATGCTGCCGATGGACAAGCGCGCCGATTTCTATCGCACGTCGGACAAGATGGGGCACACGCTGCGCCGGCTGATGGCCGGCCGGCTCGTCGGCATGGGCGTCGAGGGATTGTTCGTCGGCGTCGCGCTGTCGATCATCGGCGTGCCGATGGCGCCGTTGCTGGGCGTGCTGACCGGCCTGCTCGCCTTCCTCCCCAATATCGGGTCGATCGTGTCGGGCGCGCTGATCGTCTTGGTCGGCTTCTCGGCCGGCACCAATATCGGCATCGGCGCGATCATCGTCTACGTCGCGGTGCAGACGTTCGACGGCTATGTGGTGGTGCCGATGGTGGCGCGCCGCGCGGTCGATCTCGCGCCGGCATTAGTGCTGGGCTGCCAGCTTCTGCTGGGCGCGCTGTTCGGCATCCTCGGCCTCGCGTTGGCCGACCCGATCGTGTGCATGATCAAGGTGTTGCTGGAGGAGAAATCCGAGCTGGCGGCGGAGGCCGAAGCGGAAGCTTAG
- the lepB gene encoding signal peptidase I has protein sequence MSEPTPDLAAKTSLPPKEKPATDWWAETKSFAWLVLAVLAVWSFVAKPFYIPSESMMPTLIKGDRLVVSKFPYGWSYVSPSPFHVLPFVHGRLFGRMPAHGDVVILKPPQEDADYIKRVIALPGDRIEVREGAVILNGVPIKRVKESPAMIPIDPNVPCSSEREAPFLTIKDGKQYCALPRYRETLPNGVSYDTIDMGYMPGIPDDFPETVIPEGQVFVMGDNRDESADSRVSAYQNGLGGPIPWENLGGRAEFITFSYDGTTSYFNPLTWITALRGGRAGTSLRPEKAH, from the coding sequence GTGAGCGAACCCACGCCAGACCTCGCAGCCAAGACGAGCCTGCCGCCCAAGGAAAAGCCCGCCACCGACTGGTGGGCCGAGACCAAGAGCTTCGCGTGGCTGGTGCTGGCGGTGCTCGCGGTGTGGAGCTTCGTCGCCAAGCCCTTCTACATCCCGTCCGAATCGATGATGCCGACGCTCATCAAGGGCGATCGACTGGTGGTGAGCAAGTTCCCCTACGGCTGGTCCTACGTCTCGCCCTCGCCATTTCATGTGCTGCCCTTCGTCCATGGGCGGCTGTTCGGGCGGATGCCGGCGCATGGCGACGTCGTGATCCTCAAGCCACCGCAGGAGGATGCCGATTACATCAAGCGCGTCATCGCGCTGCCCGGCGACCGGATCGAGGTGCGCGAGGGTGCGGTCATCCTCAACGGCGTGCCGATCAAGCGGGTGAAGGAATCCCCCGCGATGATCCCGATCGACCCGAACGTGCCCTGCTCCAGCGAGCGCGAAGCGCCGTTCCTGACGATCAAGGACGGCAAGCAATATTGCGCGCTGCCGCGCTATCGCGAGACGCTGCCGAACGGCGTTAGCTACGACACGATCGACATGGGCTACATGCCCGGCATTCCCGACGACTTCCCCGAGACGGTGATCCCCGAGGGTCAGGTGTTCGTGATGGGCGACAATCGCGACGAATCGGCCGACAGCCGCGTCTCGGCCTATCAGAACGGCCTCGGCGGGCCGATTCCGTGGGAGAATCTCGGCGGCCGCGCCGAGTTCATCACCTTCTCCTATGACGGCACGACCAGCTACTTCAATCCGCTGACGTGGATCACCGCGCTGCGCGGCGGCCGCGCCGGCACCAGCCTGCGGCCCGAGAAGGCGCATTGA
- the acpS gene encoding holo-ACP synthase produces MIVGLGSDLCNIERIQASLDRFGDRFVERVFTPIERAKAERRTLTRAATYAKRFAAKEAFSKAVGTGFAQGVYHKDIGVANLPSGAPTLILSGGAKARLDALTPAGHAVDIHLTLTDDHPWAQAFVILYARRIEPEQDRP; encoded by the coding sequence ATGATCGTCGGGCTCGGCTCGGACCTGTGCAATATCGAGCGGATCCAGGCCTCGCTCGATCGCTTCGGCGACCGCTTCGTCGAGCGCGTGTTCACGCCGATCGAGCGCGCCAAGGCCGAGCGGCGCACGCTCACCCGCGCCGCCACTTATGCCAAGCGCTTCGCCGCCAAGGAGGCGTTCTCGAAGGCGGTCGGCACAGGCTTCGCACAGGGCGTCTATCACAAGGATATCGGCGTCGCGAACCTGCCGTCGGGCGCGCCGACGCTGATTCTGTCCGGCGGGGCCAAGGCACGGCTTGACGCGTTGACCCCGGCGGGCCACGCGGTCGACATTCACCTGACGCTCACCGATGATCATCCATGGGCGCAGGCATTTGTAATCCTCTACGCCCGCCGTATCGAACCAGAACAGGACCGTCCGTGA
- a CDS encoding pyridoxine 5'-phosphate synthase: MTRLRLGVNIDHVATVRNARGGEHPDPVRAAHIAAAAGADGITAHLREDRRHITDADIARLKAEIALPLNLEMAATDEMVAIALRHRPHAACIVPERREERTTEGGLDADGHRATLAPIVAALADAGIRVSLFIEPGERQVAAAIALGVPVVEFHTGRYAHRNGAAQAEELKRVADMAALAAKNGIEPHAGHGLTYANVAPVAAIPQLAELNIGHFLIGEAIFTGLDAAVREMRACMDAAR, from the coding sequence ATGACCCGCCTGCGCCTCGGCGTGAACATCGATCATGTCGCGACCGTGCGCAACGCGCGCGGCGGCGAGCATCCCGATCCGGTGCGCGCGGCGCATATCGCCGCCGCGGCGGGGGCGGACGGCATCACCGCGCATCTGCGCGAGGACCGGCGCCACATCACCGACGCCGACATCGCCCGGCTCAAGGCGGAGATCGCGCTGCCGCTCAACCTGGAGATGGCGGCGACCGACGAGATGGTCGCGATCGCGCTCCGCCACCGCCCGCATGCCGCCTGCATCGTGCCCGAGCGGCGCGAGGAGCGCACCACCGAGGGGGGGCTCGACGCCGACGGCCATCGCGCCACGCTGGCGCCGATCGTCGCCGCGCTCGCCGATGCCGGCATCCGCGTCAGCCTGTTCATCGAGCCGGGCGAGCGCCAGGTCGCCGCCGCGATCGCGCTGGGCGTGCCGGTGGTCGAGTTCCACACCGGCCGCTACGCGCATCGCAACGGCGCGGCACAGGCTGAGGAGCTGAAGCGCGTCGCCGACATGGCCGCGCTCGCCGCCAAGAACGGGATCGAGCCGCATGCCGGCCACGGCCTCACCTACGCCAATGTCGCGCCGGTCGCGGCGATCCCGCAGCTCGCCGAGCTCAACATCGGCCATTTCCTGATCGGCGAGGCGATCTTCACCGGCCTCGACGCCGCCGTGCGCGAGATGCGCGCATGCATGGATGCGGCGCGATGA
- the pyrE gene encoding orotate phosphoribosyltransferase yields MDDEQVLAEFRAADALLEGHFILSSGLRSSRYLQCARVLMNPVRASRLAAALASRIPAEIRESLDAVVSPAMGGVIIGHEMGRALGIDAMFVERPTGTFELRRGFALAPGAKVLMVEDVVTTGLSSREAIRAIGEAGGVVVAAASLVDRTSGPVDLGVPYFALMKLDVPTYAADALPPELAAIPAIKPGSRAA; encoded by the coding sequence ATGGACGACGAGCAGGTGCTGGCCGAATTTCGCGCGGCCGACGCGCTGCTGGAAGGGCATTTCATCCTGTCCTCCGGGCTGCGCTCGTCGCGCTACCTGCAATGCGCGCGCGTGCTGATGAACCCGGTGCGGGCGAGTCGGCTGGCCGCGGCGCTGGCGTCGCGTATCCCCGCCGAGATCCGCGAAAGCCTCGACGCAGTGGTCAGCCCGGCGATGGGCGGCGTCATCATCGGCCACGAAATGGGCCGCGCGTTGGGGATCGACGCGATGTTCGTCGAGCGGCCGACCGGCACATTCGAGCTGCGGCGCGGCTTCGCGCTGGCGCCCGGCGCGAAGGTGCTGATGGTCGAGGACGTCGTCACCACCGGCCTCTCCTCGCGCGAGGCCATCCGCGCGATCGGCGAGGCAGGCGGCGTGGTGGTCGCGGCGGCATCGCTGGTCGATCGCACGAGCGGCCCGGTCGATCTGGGCGTGCCCTATTTCGCGCTGATGAAGCTCGACGTGCCGACCTACGCCGCCGACGCGCTCCCGCCCGAACTGGCGGCGATCCCCGCGATCAAGCCGGGCAGCCGGGCGGCATGA
- the coxB gene encoding cytochrome c oxidase subunit II: protein MFKTIRGLTLGIAAACALGGAAGAQAPNTLPNNPLPIVTPNPGTVAPTPAVVSVAAKPGDIVHVAPTPGIGQPTDAVALQPQETAIGQEAARMHNFILMPVMTIICVLVLVLLGWVALRYRAAANPVPSKTHHNTVIEVIWTLAPVLILVLIAVPSIKLIAHQYAPPKADLTVKVVGNQWYWEYQYPDNGNLDIVSNMLPEAKDAHGKRSRTDVDGPRLLAVDERMVVPAGAVVKIITTSNDVIHSFALPAAWVKMDAVPGRLNETWFKIDRPGVYFGQCSELCGARHGFMPIAVEVVPPAQFAQWIAFKGGTMPGAKPAASPDATSPASPAVSGPPAATAGVPTDATVPGTGAKVKPSAQSATAQN, encoded by the coding sequence GTGTTCAAGACGATCCGCGGTCTGACACTTGGCATCGCCGCCGCCTGCGCGCTTGGCGGCGCGGCCGGCGCGCAGGCGCCGAATACGCTGCCGAACAATCCCTTGCCGATCGTCACGCCGAATCCCGGCACGGTCGCGCCCACGCCTGCCGTCGTCTCGGTGGCGGCCAAACCGGGCGACATCGTCCACGTGGCGCCGACGCCGGGTATCGGCCAGCCGACCGACGCGGTCGCGCTCCAGCCGCAGGAGACCGCGATCGGCCAGGAAGCCGCGCGGATGCACAATTTCATCCTGATGCCGGTGATGACGATCATCTGCGTGCTGGTGCTGGTGCTGCTCGGCTGGGTGGCGCTGCGCTATCGCGCCGCCGCTAACCCGGTGCCGTCGAAGACGCACCACAATACCGTGATCGAGGTGATCTGGACGCTGGCGCCGGTGTTGATCCTGGTGCTGATCGCCGTGCCCTCGATCAAGCTGATCGCGCACCAATATGCGCCGCCTAAGGCCGATCTGACGGTGAAGGTCGTCGGCAACCAATGGTATTGGGAATATCAATACCCCGACAACGGCAATCTCGACATTGTCAGCAACATGCTGCCCGAGGCGAAGGATGCGCACGGCAAGCGCTCGCGCACCGATGTCGACGGGCCACGCCTGCTGGCGGTGGACGAGCGGATGGTGGTGCCGGCCGGCGCGGTGGTGAAGATCATTACCACCTCCAACGACGTGATCCATTCGTTCGCGCTGCCCGCGGCGTGGGTGAAGATGGATGCCGTCCCCGGCCGCCTGAACGAGACCTGGTTCAAGATCGATCGCCCCGGCGTCTATTTCGGCCAATGTTCGGAATTGTGCGGCGCGCGCCACGGCTTCATGCCGATCGCGGTCGAGGTGGTGCCACCCGCCCAGTTCGCGCAGTGGATCGCCTTCAAGGGCGGCACGATGCCCGGCGCCAAGCCGGCCGCCTCGCCCGACGCCACCAGCCCGGCCTCGCCCGCCGTCTCCGGCCCGCCCGCCGCGACGGCCGGCGTTCCCACCGATGCGACCGTGCCCGGCACGGGCGCGAAGGTGAAGCCTTCCGCCCAATCCGCGACCGCCCAGAATTGA
- the ctaD gene encoding cytochrome c oxidase subunit I codes for MTDVAAHPSAFQADPGHSEPHHDADHKPAFFARWFMSTNHKDIGTLYLIFAIIAGIIGGTISGMMRVELAHPGIQYLGKWYEFLHGPGTLDQAYHLWNVMITAHGLIMVFFMVMPAMIGGFGNWFVPIMIGAPDMAFPRMNNISFWLLVPAFTLLIGSTFVSGGTGPGAGTGWTVYAPLSTSGSVGPAVDMGILALHLAGASSILGAINFITTILNMRAPGMTLHKMPLFAWSVLVTAFLLLLALPVLAAAITMLLTDRNFGTTFFDASGGGDPILYQHLFWFFGHPEVYIMILPGFGMVSHIVSTFSRKPVFGYLGMAYAMVAIGVVGFIVWAHHMFTTGLSVNTKMYFTAATMVIAVPTGIKIFSWIATMWEGSISFETPMLWAIGFIFMFTVGGVTGVLLANGGIDNYFQDGYYVVAHFHYVLSLGAVFSLFAGFYYWFPKMSGRMYNELLGKLHFWIFFVGVNVLFFPMHFLGMQGMPRRYPDYPDAFEKWNHVATDGYMIMAASMAIFFVNILYSLFAGPKAPDNPWGEGATTLEWTLSSPPPYHQFEQLPRID; via the coding sequence ATGACCGACGTCGCCGCCCATCCCAGCGCCTTCCAGGCCGATCCCGGACATTCCGAGCCGCATCACGATGCCGATCACAAGCCGGCTTTCTTCGCGCGCTGGTTCATGTCGACGAACCACAAGGACATCGGCACGCTCTACCTGATCTTCGCGATCATCGCGGGGATCATAGGCGGCACAATCTCCGGCATGATGCGCGTCGAGCTGGCGCATCCCGGCATCCAGTATCTCGGCAAGTGGTACGAATTCCTGCACGGGCCGGGCACGCTCGACCAGGCCTATCACCTGTGGAACGTGATGATCACCGCGCACGGCCTGATCATGGTGTTCTTCATGGTGATGCCGGCGATGATCGGCGGCTTCGGCAACTGGTTCGTGCCGATCATGATCGGCGCGCCCGACATGGCCTTTCCGCGCATGAACAATATCAGCTTCTGGCTGCTCGTGCCGGCATTTACTCTGCTGATCGGCTCGACCTTCGTGTCGGGCGGCACCGGCCCCGGTGCCGGAACGGGCTGGACGGTCTATGCGCCGCTCTCGACCAGCGGGTCGGTCGGCCCGGCGGTCGACATGGGCATCCTCGCGCTGCACCTTGCCGGCGCCTCGTCGATCCTCGGCGCGATCAACTTCATCACCACGATCCTCAACATGCGCGCGCCGGGCATGACGCTGCACAAGATGCCGCTGTTCGCCTGGTCGGTGCTGGTCACCGCCTTCCTGCTGCTGCTGGCGCTGCCGGTGCTCGCCGCGGCGATCACGATGCTGCTGACCGACCGCAATTTCGGCACGACCTTCTTCGACGCATCGGGCGGCGGCGATCCGATCCTCTACCAGCACCTGTTCTGGTTCTTCGGCCATCCCGAGGTCTACATCATGATCCTGCCGGGCTTCGGCATGGTCAGCCACATCGTGTCGACCTTCAGCCGCAAGCCGGTGTTCGGCTATCTCGGCATGGCCTACGCCATGGTCGCGATCGGCGTGGTCGGCTTCATCGTGTGGGCGCACCACATGTTCACCACCGGCCTCAGCGTGAACACCAAGATGTACTTCACCGCCGCGACGATGGTGATCGCGGTGCCGACCGGCATCAAGATCTTCTCGTGGATCGCCACGATGTGGGAAGGCTCGATCAGCTTCGAGACGCCGATGCTGTGGGCGATCGGCTTCATCTTCATGTTCACCGTCGGCGGCGTCACCGGCGTGCTGCTTGCCAATGGCGGCATCGATAACTACTTCCAGGATGGCTATTACGTGGTGGCGCACTTCCACTACGTGCTCAGCCTCGGCGCGGTGTTCAGCCTGTTCGCGGGCTTCTATTACTGGTTCCCGAAGATGTCGGGGCGGATGTATAACGAGCTGCTCGGCAAGCTGCATTTCTGGATATTCTTCGTCGGCGTGAACGTGCTGTTCTTCCCGATGCACTTCCTCGGCATGCAGGGCATGCCGCGCCGCTATCCGGATTATCCGGATGCGTTCGAGAAGTGGAACCATGTCGCGACCGACGGCTACATGATCATGGCCGCGAGCATGGCGATCTTCTTCGTCAACATCCTCTATTCGCTGTTCGCCGGCCCCAAGGCACCCGACAATCCGTGGGGCGAGGGTGCGACGACGCTCGAATGGACGCTGTCGAGCCCGCCGCCCTACCACCAGTTCGAGCAGCTGCCCCGCATCGACTGA
- a CDS encoding heme o synthase has translation MTPAASTLSPVLPADWRDFVALTKPRVMTLVVFTGLCGMLAAPVMINPVLGFVTILCIAVGAGGCGALNMWYEADLDRHMKRTRNRPLPAGRMERPAALQFGMTLCVASVLVLGLAVNVLAAAILALSILFYVVVYTIWLKRRTPQNIVIGGAAGAFPALIGWAAATGRVDALPVLMFAFVFLWTPPHFWSLALFVRPDYAAAGVPMLPVVAGEDATRRQVFLYTLPMAVAAIAPWPLHETGAIYGGAAVVLTGWFLYLAIRVGLSHERDPAQMIAERRLFRFSILYLFVMFGALVADRLILG, from the coding sequence ATGACTCCCGCCGCCTCAACCCTTTCGCCCGTTTTGCCCGCCGATTGGCGCGATTTCGTCGCGCTGACCAAGCCGCGGGTGATGACGCTCGTCGTCTTCACCGGCTTGTGCGGCATGCTCGCCGCGCCCGTGATGATCAATCCGGTGCTCGGTTTCGTCACCATCCTGTGCATCGCCGTCGGTGCCGGCGGCTGCGGCGCGCTGAACATGTGGTACGAGGCCGACCTCGACCGCCATATGAAGCGCACGCGCAACCGCCCGCTGCCCGCCGGGCGGATGGAGCGGCCCGCGGCGCTGCAGTTCGGCATGACATTGTGCGTCGCGTCGGTGCTGGTGCTGGGGCTGGCGGTCAACGTGCTCGCCGCCGCGATCCTCGCGCTGTCGATCCTGTTCTATGTCGTCGTCTACACAATCTGGCTGAAGCGCCGGACCCCGCAGAACATCGTCATCGGCGGTGCCGCCGGCGCCTTTCCGGCCTTGATCGGCTGGGCGGCGGCGACCGGACGGGTCGATGCGCTGCCGGTGCTGATGTTCGCGTTCGTCTTCCTGTGGACGCCGCCGCATTTCTGGTCGCTCGCGCTGTTCGTCCGGCCCGATTACGCCGCCGCCGGCGTGCCGATGCTGCCGGTGGTGGCGGGCGAGGATGCGACGCGGCGGCAGGTGTTCCTCTATACATTGCCGATGGCGGTGGCGGCGATCGCGCCGTGGCCGCTGCACGAGACCGGCGCGATCTACGGCGGCGCGGCCGTGGTGCTGACCGGCTGGTTCCTGTACCTCGCCATCCGCGTCGGCCTGAGCCACGAGCGCGATCCCGCGCAGATGATCGCCGAACGCCGCCTGTTCCGTTTCTCGATTCTCTACCTGTTCGTCATGTTCGGCGCGCTGGTGGCGGACCGTCTGATCCTCGGATGA